The DNA region CACGATTCGCTTTCTACTTCGCTACCTGCAGCGGCCACTGCATTTCTTTGGGTCGGTAGGGATGTTGAGTGCCTCAGCAGGATGCGCGATTGGCATATGGCTGGCGATTCTGAAGATCGTGCGGAATGCCGACGTGATGACGGCACACGGTCCGCTGATTATTTTTGCTGCCGTACTGATCCTGGCGGGTGTACAGATGCTCGCCCTGGGTCTGCTGGGAGAGATGCATGTGCGCCATTATCACGATTCGGTGCGCCATGCGCCGTACTCGGTGGATCGCATCCTGCGCTCGAAGAACGAACAGTCCACTATCGCCGACTAAGGTTCTCCACAGTAGTTCGGGGCTCACCTCCGCCACCCCTGTGATTCCCATCACCGCTTACGTTTGACCAGTTGCTGCAGACTAATTGCGCCCCCAGAGCCGTTTTTGGCCTAGCGGCTGCGGGGATTCATTGGCTGACCGCACCTTAGGCTCCCGGGCACAAGGGCCCGCGAACAAAAGTCCGACTCACATATAATGCGTAGGTCGTCATATGCCAACCATGGATAAAGTCACACATGAACTTCGTCTGGCCAGGCGCATGGCCCGGCTGGGAACAGAAACCGCGTTCGAGGTCCTGGTGCGCGCTAAGGCTTTGGAGCGCCAGGGCAAGGAGATTATTCACCTGGAAATCGGTGAGCCGGATTTTGATACCCCGGCCAACATCGTCGAAGCTGGCGCTGATGCTCTCCGTCACGGGTGGACGCATTACGGCCCGTCTGCCGGTTTGCCCGAACTGCGCGAGACCATCGCCCAATATGTGAGCAGGACTAGGGGAGTAAGAGTCGGACCCGAGGAAGTGGTGGTTGTTCCGGGCGGCAAGCCGATCATTTTCTTCAGCATATTGGCACTGGTTGAAGAAGGGGATGAAGTCATCTATCCCAATCCTGGTTTCCCCATCTACGAGTCGATGATCAACTTCCTGGACGCGACGGCGGTACCAATTCGTCTGCGCGAGGAATTGGATTTCCGGCTCGATGTGAACGAGTTGGCGGATCTGATTAGCGAGCGCACCAAGCTGATTATTCTGAATTCACCCCAAAATCCCACGGGGGGAGTGCTCACCGAAAAGGATGTGCGCGACATTGCTGCTGCGATCGGGGATCGCGACATCATGGTGCTGTCAGACGAAATCTACAGTCGGCTAATCTTCGAAGGTAAACATCACTCGATCCTCTCGCTGGACGATTGGAAGGATCGGACAATCCTGCTGGACGGCTTTTCCAAGACCTATGCCATGACGGGCTGGCGCATGGGATATGGCGTGATGCGCGCCGACCTGGCAGCGCACATAGCGCGCCTGATGACGAACTCCAATTCCTGTACTGCCAGTTTCACTCAGGTAGCTGGCATTGAGGCACTCACGGGGGATCAGTCGCCCGTGGAGGGCATGGATGCGGAATTCAAACGCCGCCGGGATATGTTTGTCGGGCGCATCAATCGGATCAAAGGCTTCTCTTGCCGTTTGCCAAAGGGCGCGTTTTACACCTTCCCCAATATCACGGGAACGGGCTGGTCGTCGAAGAAGCTCGCCGATGCATTGCTGGAAGAGGCTGGCGTAGCGGCGCTTTCCGGAACGGCATTTGGTAGGTTCGGGGAAGGCTATCTCCGGTTTAGCGTGGCCAATTCGTACGAAAACCTGGAAAAGGCAGCAGACAGAATCGAGGAATGGGTAAAGGCCCGTCTATAGTGATAAACCGGCTCTGCCGCCAGTTCCAGGCACAAAAACGCCCGCATTGTGCGGGCGTTTTGCATTGGGCTGTTGTCAAAGCCTTTCCGGAAGGCAGTCCACTGGTTCATACTCGTACGAGGTTCGGGGCGAGGATGGAACGACAATGCCGGATAAACACTTTCGTGTGTTTGCCACTGCTTCGATCGGGGAGGAAGCGGAGAACGAGTTACGACGCCGTGGCTACGAGTTAGAGGTCTACCCCGAGCCAGAGCCACCCCCGAAACAGCTGATCATTGAGAAGGTGAAATCGGGTATTGATGGCCTGATTACAACCTTGCGCGATCCGATCGATGCCGAAGTGTTCGAGGCGGGGAAGGGAAGGCTGAAAGTTGTCTCCCAGTACGCGGTGGGCTTCGACAATATCAACCGCGAAGACGCCAACCGTTACAAGATCCCTTTCACGCACACTCCCGACGTTCTGACGGAGGCGACCGCCGAATTCGCCTTCTTCATCATGGGGGCTCTGGCACGTAAGCTGTGGAGCAGCGAGAGGCTGGTGCGTGAAAACAAGTGGGGGTATTGGCATCCGTTCCTGCCATTTCTTGGAGACGAGGTCACTGGCAAAGCCATCGCTGTGATCGGCACAGGACGAATTGGACTGGCGATGATCAAGAAGTGCACCGGGTTCGACATGAACATCCTCTGCTATGACCCGGTCTATCAAAATCATCGGTTCGTCGAAGCCATCCAGGATTTGATGGATTTCCGTCACGCTCATGGTATTCAGAAGGATAAGAGCTGGATCAAGTACGTGGCGTTCGAAGAAGCGCTTCGCCAGGCAGATTTTGTCAGCGTGCATGTTCCTTTGCTGCGGCAGGGCGAGTCAGCGACTCCCACGTTCCACCTGTTCAATGAACGAACCCTGAAACTCATGAAGCCGACGGCCTATCTGGTGAATACTTCACGTGGACCTGTCGTTGACGAAGCTGCGCTGGCGCTAGCATTGAAAGAGAAGTGGATTGGAGGCGCGGCGTTGGATGTCTTCGAAAAGGAGCCGTTAGCGGCGGATTC from Terriglobales bacterium includes:
- a CDS encoding pyridoxal phosphate-dependent aminotransferase translates to MPTMDKVTHELRLARRMARLGTETAFEVLVRAKALERQGKEIIHLEIGEPDFDTPANIVEAGADALRHGWTHYGPSAGLPELRETIAQYVSRTRGVRVGPEEVVVVPGGKPIIFFSILALVEEGDEVIYPNPGFPIYESMINFLDATAVPIRLREELDFRLDVNELADLISERTKLIILNSPQNPTGGVLTEKDVRDIAAAIGDRDIMVLSDEIYSRLIFEGKHHSILSLDDWKDRTILLDGFSKTYAMTGWRMGYGVMRADLAAHIARLMTNSNSCTASFTQVAGIEALTGDQSPVEGMDAEFKRRRDMFVGRINRIKGFSCRLPKGAFYTFPNITGTGWSSKKLADALLEEAGVAALSGTAFGRFGEGYLRFSVANSYENLEKAADRIEEWVKARL
- a CDS encoding D-glycerate dehydrogenase, whose translation is MPDKHFRVFATASIGEEAENELRRRGYELEVYPEPEPPPKQLIIEKVKSGIDGLITTLRDPIDAEVFEAGKGRLKVVSQYAVGFDNINREDANRYKIPFTHTPDVLTEATAEFAFFIMGALARKLWSSERLVRENKWGYWHPFLPFLGDEVTGKAIAVIGTGRIGLAMIKKCTGFDMNILCYDPVYQNHRFVEAIQDLMDFRHAHGIQKDKSWIKYVAFEEALRQADFVSVHVPLLRQGESATPTFHLFNERTLKLMKPTAYLVNTSRGPVVDEAALALALKEKWIGGAALDVFEKEPLAADSPLRDPALEDRCRLFSHFASAGRITRLSIDPDKGMAGRTVQALIDVLEGNHNGDPCKMPFVVNKEAFCP